The Hippoglossus hippoglossus isolate fHipHip1 chromosome 4, fHipHip1.pri, whole genome shotgun sequence DNA window CTGAaagagtgtgaatgtgtattGCAGGTTACTCTGCTGAGTCCCACGGAGAGCAAAGGCAGTGGGAGTTGTAGTCCTTCTAAACCTCAGACACCAGAGGAGCCCAAGAGACCCGACAGCCTCTTCGGTCGTTTAGAGCGCAAAGAACAACTGAAAAAAGCCAACACTTTACCCAGCTCTGTCACTGGTAAGAACAAACGTGAACAATACTAAAGACAATTTATTATTGATGATAATCAGCCTTTGATAATCAATTCTTCTTTTAGGTCATCAACAagaagaaattaagaaaaactaTTTCTGTTTACGTTTCAGTTGAAATCGCTGACTCTACACCGTCGCCACCTGCTGTCAAGGAGGTGTCAAAGCGCTTCCCCTCCAGTGACTCTCCGCAGGTGTCCACGGAGCCGGCCTGGCTGGCCCTGGCCAAGCGGAAGGCCAAAGCCTGGAGCGACTGTCCTCAGATCATCAAATAACATCCTGTCCCAGCTTCAccgtcactcacacacacacactcacagtctgCACACTGCCCAGAGTCAGCGtcacccctcccctcccaaaACCTCCAGATCCCACCAATCACCATGACAAAGCCCCCCATCGCCtcataaccacacacactggctgGTACTATTATCACGTTAAAGTGCGCTTCACATTCAAATAACCCAGTACAACTGCACAGATATATTTAAACAACTGCTGCGAGCATGCACATCCtgtatacaaatacacaatgtaTATGTCCCGACAAGGCCCAGTcctcagcagccaatcacaaccaTGGCTGGCCACTGCAATAGCCAACCcccaatttcctttttttattttgtaggcaACTGTGTCACCATGGttgtgaataaatgtgtgtgaagcTCTCACATGTGACAGTGTTTCATCAGCAGAGGGTAACTGTCAGAAGTGTGTTTCAAGGGCTACCAGTAACAATACTACTCAACATGAGCCTGCTGAATCTGCTTGTGGACGACTGATGGAATCGTCGCGGACTCTTAATATTTACGTGAAGCggcagatttgtgtttgtgttgaaacaaaAACTGTATCTCTACTCTGAGCCTGTTTGTCATGTACAAAAGAAGAagccttttatttctcttttttttactcataCTGGAAAAACTTAGCGTAACAACAACTCTCACTGTGTCCGTGATAACTGTGATAGCTGTCAAACAAGCTATTGTACAATTTTGCCATTATAAAGGGACAGGATCATAATCACACGGTGGGTGCACCTAAACACAGCACTGAAGACCACAAGTGTTACTGGGCATTTTACAGTGAGCCGCGCACTTTCCTTGCGGCCGTGTCATGACGTAAACTGGATTTGTTTGCTTTGCTAAACGGAGATAGACACAACGCCTGCCTGCTGTAACATAGGATTCTTGTAGCCGTCCTCCTGTAACACACCGTTTGTAGGCTTACGCCATCACTTCCTCGTAAATGTGATATGAACTTCTTACATGACgtaacagaaaaaaaggaaacctCCAGCATTCTCATTTCCTGCCACTCACTTAATGATCTGTATATGTATGTaagtatgtactgtatgttaaaTCAAAAGCTTCAGTCAGAGGGGAGAGGCCCCTGCGCCTGAGtcactttgtcattttgtttctaACTATGGTCGTGCACAATAGTGTAGTGTACGCAGTGTTATAcgtaacaaaaaaaatgtttggtaTTATTTGCACTTTTTTGTCCCACTTAGAGGTATTCATGAGAAAATTcttaaagagaaacaaaatgttatgaataatgtaaattaaataCTGATGTCTGAACCGCAGGACTGAAGTCTCATTATTTGACTGTTGGAAatcttttatttgatctttttcattctttattttatttatttaatccaaCAGCGCATTATTACACCTCCAAAAACTTGtcttttttcctcaaaatgACATCTTCAGGTGtgtcttgaaaaaaaaagaatacttTCACCATAAACATATTTGTTTATGGTGAAACGTCATTTTCAAAAGTAGAGCATGGTGTTATCATGCTTCTGTTccatataaacaaacacaacttaaacaatatgcaaaaataataatataaatcaataataaaattAATCATAAATTGGATTAAAggaccaaaaataaaaaaacacacagatgctctaactttaaactgttaaacattCTATCCCCGGCTGCAACGCAGGATTTGGCTCCATCTGTGACACGTGAGACGGACAGCTGTCTCAGGCTCCTCAGGGAATATTCTAGGCAGCTTTTGCTTGGAATAATGTAATCTTTGAAGTATTTTTAAACTGAATTAAACAGTGATGTGTATTTATAGAACTTGTGTGTATATAAGCCAGATTCTCATATGTCGTTTAGTATTAAGTAAAAAGTCCCCTAAAGACCTTGACAAGGATCTAATGTCATTTGGTGACTGGGATCTATAAATGTGCTGATATGGCCCCCCCCTGCTCCacatctcctcccctctcagCGCCACCTGCAGTTCAGGAGCCTTTCTCCACCCACTAGTTGATaggattggtttcttaggtttgtgacatcacaaaccctggctgTCACGTATATGCAAATCCCAAACCACGCTGTGATTTGCTTTGCCACAGGaagtaaatattttattcacGCTCTTGCCTGCATTGATTGGAAGTGAGCGGGAGGCAAAGGTTCACCACTGAAACATTCACATATGTATGAACTGACCCTGTATCCGTTTTTTTTCAGACTGGCATTTGTTCACTGCAGTGTTAAGGTGGAAATACTCAGGCATGGCATTGAGCCCTTATTCTgctcaaaatatgttttttattttataaaaggCATGCAGCCTgtttaaaaacttttaaacatattttctttGCTACGATTCAGATATAAAgacaattatttacaataaaatcagtacaaaaatacatttaatcctTCTGTGCTTCCTCTTTGACAGTCAGATTTAAACAATACACATAGTCATTGCGGCACCCGATAACAAGAGAGCGTTTGTACACCACTGGGGATGAAAACAGTTCCCCTGGTAGAGAGTGTGAGGCCAGCATTTGTCCATTTTCACCATCCAGGATCCAGACTGTGCCGTCTGTCGAGGCCAGGCCCACCAGCTTCCCACTCCTGCCCACAGCCGAGCCGTCGAACACACACGGACTGGAGAACACTTTGCCTGACGTCTGGAAAGACCAGACTAAAGATCCGTCGGCGCAGTTTAAACAGTACAGGTGCCCGTCATGTGATCCACACAGAAGCCTCTGCTGGTCCGGTGAGACACACGGAGACGAGAAGACGGGTCCTTTTGTTGAAAACTGCCAcatctgcaaaaaaacacaagagtcACACCACAGCATGTAACAACTGCTTTGGGTTCAGTTTTTACTGCAGGAAATTCAATttgcagaagagaaaacagttgAGGTTTCAGTCCTGGTAACAGTGGGAACAGCAGGTGTGATTTAACTAAAATGCAGCAGCTGAACAGAGATTTGTATTAGAGTATTAGCAGTAACTTGTTCCTGCTTTAACACTTATGAACACAAAAAGCTTCAAATGCAGAAGTCTGTATTTGAATCCAGAGAATGTCTTAAAAACgtttatccatccattatttattcTTACCATAACCTGACCCCAATCGGGAGTACCAGCAGAAAACCCACAAGAAAACTTTTATTCATTGAATAGTTTATATTCTGTATAcctgaaaatacaaatagaGAAGTGTAGAGTCGGACTTTAAAGTAAATTCTGTTTGTGTACTTTACAGGATCAGTTTACATCTGTTATGGATctgcaatgtttgtttttagttaaGGAGTCAAACCTTTGGCCTGTTGCCTTCCACGGATTAAATCCTGAACCGAGGCCACTACAAACTACTGCTACCAGGGTCTGAGCTCTGCTTCTCACCAGTCTCCCCGTGTTGCTGTAGCAGCGGATGTTTCCATCCACAGAGCCGATCGCAACAAGACCAGAGGAGCAGTTTGGTGATGAGAAGAACGGGACGTCCCTGCAGTCGGACCACAGGACCTCTCCACTGTCCTGAAACAGATAACCACATGTTTGACCCCCTGTCTATATGTCCTCCATTCAACAAAATGACTAAAGTTTGGGATTTTCTTCACTCACAGGGTTGAGACAGAGGAGGCGACCCCCCAGTGACGCCACGTACAGCTGTCTGAGGGACGGctggagacagggggaggagaACACAGCTCCACCACCACAGTGACGCTTCCAAACACACTGCTTCAGCTAAAAACACAGAACTATATTAAACCCGGGGGGGAAACAGCTTTGGTCATCCATGACAAAAGATacaaaggtcaaaaggtcacagCAGACATGATGAATACTCCAAGaggagtatatatatataatttttaataaacctaataatatttttttattaataacacaaaGACTTTCTTTGTGTTATTCTTGGAGAACTGGCAAAATTATCTTTGTCATTACTATTTCCAaagttttaagaaaataatagaATCAATTCAAAGTGTATTCTCCCAGTTTAGGAGCACTCAATATGAATTGAATCCCCACACTATGTTTTGTATCAGTTGTTTTCGGTCCAGCTTGCTCACCTTTGGGTTCAGGGCGTAAACATGTCCATCGTGTGAGCCCACTATCACCAGACCTGTGTGAggatccacagcagcagagctcttCACGGCGTCTCCCGTCTCAAATATCCACCGCGTCTTTCCGGATGCAGCACACaagaaataaacacagccaTCGTAGCAACCTAGGAAAATACAGACATAAAGCTTGAAGACAGTAACTGACATTTCAGGATCAAAACAAGATATGTAGAAAGTAGTTACAGACCTACAATCACCAACGTCCCACAGTGAGACACAGCAGCCGACGCCTCGATCCTGTCCCCAAGGACTCGCTCCCACAGAAGGCTCCCAGTGTCCAGGTCTAGAGCCTGGATCCTGTGAGAGTGAGAGCCGATGAACACGGTCGTTTTGGCCTCATCCGACCTCTGATCTGTTCTTTCATGGACTAGAAGCACCGGGGAGGCGTCCACGCATCTGCCTGTGTCTGAGGACCAGCTCAGACAGAGGCCCACAGCATCATCTCTCCGTTTCTTACTTAAATCTTTCTCTCCGACTGCATCCGCCTGAAAGCCTGATCTGACATTAATCTCTATCACCTCTCCTGCTCGTCTTATAACTTTAAAAGCCTGTCTCTCCCCCTGCGGCCTCTCTTCTGCTGCAGACTGAGACCCTTTGCGTTCTCTCTTCGCTAGAACAACAGACGGAGCAACAGCGTGCCGTTTCTGGGCCTCGGGAAGTGGCGCTGTGCTGTTCTCAAGTGGCGGCGTCAGTGTCACTCTGGCAATGTAGGTCAGGATGTCAGAAAAGCTGCCATCAAATACAACCTCCAGGAGTCCAGGTGAAGTGACTCCCACAGCGGAGAGGATGTCCTCACAGAGGTGCAGCGCCTTCAGAGAATCTCCTCCACTCAACAGGAAGTTGGATTCCTCATCAACGGTCACATCTTCAGGTAAACCTAACGTATCCTGTTTATGGGACACAAAGCTGAGTATGAATATATACAGACATTAAGATATTTAAATGTGGAGCTGTGTCATTAAACGTGGGGAAATACCTGCCACAGAGACTGAAGGGTTTGCTTTAGTTTGCTGAAGTCTCCCTGTGGAGCCTCTAAACCCCGTTTTTGTCTTTGGTATATTTTCATTAGTGCCTCCATGTCTACTTTGCCTGccgaaaaaaacaacattagaaTCCCTATAATGCTGAATGAGTGCACTGCTGTGTCTCCTCTGGAGTGACCTGCATCCGCTGCTCACCATGAGGCGTCAGGCACAAGGCCGGGACCAGCAGCAGCGTGTCAGGAACACTGTGcgacggcagcagcagagacagctgGTCCACAATCTGCCTGCTCAGATCCCCGTCCGCACCgctcgtctgctgctgctggagtcttACAGGAGAGCGGAGGTCGTCCTGATGCTGAGCCAGAGCTGAGGGGGATTTCTCCACGTGCAGCTGTgcaggagaggggagaggagcagctgctTTCTGGCCTCCAGATGTGGACGCCACAACAAAGGCAAGCAGCCGAACGCCTTCGTACAGACCCACAGCACAGGCCTCCACCTGAGGCAGACTCGATAtgagctgagggggggggggggggattaaacataaacatgtcTATCATCCAAATAGTCTGCAGACGAAGAAAGAATTGGCCATGTGGATCCATGATCCTCTGCTGTTgccaaaatatttattttgtgatttaaagTCAAATGTGTCTCTTCTTTTCTGATAGAATGTAGACTGAGATATGTTCACAGTTTTAATGCCAACCTACGAATGCACGTTCACCAGGATGAAAGAAAATCaccagagaaaagacagacataGAGATTTATGGATTCATTAATAAGATGCATTTTATTGCTGTTCTCTATATTTTGTTTCCTCAAAATTTATTACTAacttacattttctttaaaatggacattttcactgatttcccagggaatcattcataatcttgataaaaataaatatctttgagtgtttgaaatttggtgcaggttgattgggtttaaggagactgttgggccttggtggtggtatgtgctccactgagctCCATTGTAgttcacaatgtttttaattactttcttttgcctgtgtgtatgttgctctacaaacacaaaaacaatgtatAAATCCATTGAAAATGCTAAATTGAAAATTGCTGGAGTAACAGCCTCTCAAAAAAGCAACCAGCTCATGAACAATGTGGAGAACTGAGCAACTAAATTGCCAGATGCTTTTCACAGCAGCTGGTAAAGACCAAAATGAAGCTAAACTAAGAACCCAACTCCAAATGCTCCTGCTCTGGTTTAGCAAGGTTATAACGTATCAGTGTACTTTGTTGCACTGCCCCCATGTGGCCAATGAACTCAACTGTTCCTGACTTAACTTCAGCTACAGATGACCCATTCCTCTCTAGGCCGAGACCTGCAAGCTTCAAAACTACATCATCTCTTTCTTGTTGAGATTAACAGCAAAACCTACAGTGTGAGCTACATTATCATTTCCTTCAGTAGTTTATGATAAACCAACAATAAATACCACTTTACTGCCTttgatttgtgtattttgatgtATGTGAATTAAgtgaaaaatactttatttattactttatttattcatcaaattCTCTTTCTAGAAACTAAGAATTAAATATGACActgaacataaataaatataaacaaataaatatcattggcaaaatacagtttatacatACAGAACACTGTACCTGCTGCAAGCCGTCCAAGTTCACCCGTTTCCCGTTGCGTTTTATCAGCCTGTCTCTCCGTCCCAGGTAGAACAGCTGTCCGTCTTTAACATTCACCCAGTCTCCAGTGGCTCTCATTGTCCCGGGGATAACATCCTCCTCATCGTCCAGGAGACACACTCTGTCCTCTCCACCTGCAAACACAGGTCACATGGATTCACTTCACCAAAGTAGgatctgcatgcatgtgtgtgtcacactgagATCTTTCTCACCTATGAACACCTGTCCTTCACCCCCTGTAACAACGCCACCATGTTCATCTCTGACTTCCACCACCGTGTCCATCAGAGGCGTCCCGAGAGGTACCGAGGCCGCCGAGCTGGAGGATCTGTGATGTTATAGATGTGTTAGCTGCAGCTGATATGAACATGCAGATTTCAGAAATAATTTTAAAGAGGAGCACTCACAGGTTGCTGGACTGTGGTATTTTGTAGCAGCAGGCCCAGCACGACACCTCTGTGATACCATAGATATTGAAGAAGAGGGTCTTGTTGTCCTCGtgcctccagctcctcagcaGAGCCGGCGAGGGACAGGCCTCTCCACCCAGAGCCAACACCCGCAGCGAGGAGCCGCACGACAACACCTCCTGTTGTAGGACGCGGTGCCCGAAGCGGCAGAGCAGAGTGGGCGTGACCTGCGGAAACAAGAAAACACCACATTATAGGGGATATAAAGTTTGTGTGGGCCATTCCAGGTAAAATAAGTATTGATCAGGATTTCctgcaagtttaaaaaaaatctaaattaaggCTTTGTAAGACCCTAATGAATGACATTGAAGCACAACGTCAAGTGTGGCAGATATGAAGGAACATTGGAGTCCCATGAATTACTCACACTTCCCCACAATTGAAGATAAGGAGAAGTAGCctagtagagaataaccctcgaTATGCCATGTTATCTCGCAAACTACAGAATATATACATAGTTTTTCCCACAGACAAGCTGAGTGTAGTTATCAGCTCTATGTTGGtcttgtagttttattacagcatgctaatatctgtatcgtTGAGACAGTACAAACTATGCATGCCGCCAAAACATTTATctaaaaaagcaaacaaactttaaaacacaaacacagtcgtGTTAAATGAACGTTAATTTAAATAAGATGTACCAAGAATGTAATATCTTCACATATTTAAGCCTTTTTAAGACCTAAAGATAAGTTGATTACATTTAAGACtgttttagactttttaagacaCCACCGAAATCCTCACTGATGAAAATCTGGAACCTCCTTGCCTGTAAGACCGTCGTGTTGTGATGCTCGAACAGCAGCTGAGCCAGTCGATTGGGCATTTTCTTGATCACAGAGGGGATAATGAGGAGCTGTGCCCCGGATGATAAGGCCAGGAAAATATCCACCACAgaggggtcaaaggttaaaggcGAGGCCATGAAAACCACATCATCTGCTGTCATCTGAAACAACGATCTGAGCAAAGAGAGGTgcacttttaaatgtttatcaaaATGATGCTCCAGAGCAGGAGATAGAGGCATGAAGGTAGAATTACTGACCTCAGGTGCAGAATATTGGGGAGGATACACTTGTGTGGTACCCTCACAGTCTTTGGAAACCCAGTGGTTCCAGATGTGTGCAGCACATATGCCAAGTCCTTGTGGCCACAGTCCTTTTGCTCCACAGCTGTATCACAGACTTCAGCACCATCTGTCCTCAACACagtctgttgtgtttcctgaTTGTGTTCAGCGACTGGCAGCAGCGTGACCCGTACCACTGTCAGTTTAAACCTGggcaacaccacacacacatcaacagacATGTGTTTGACAACAGCCGTCTGGAAACGCTGGAtggaaaaaggagagaaaatccatgaaatattcattgAGCCCCAGGAAAGACTTCAAAAAAAGTCACGTTGTAACTTTACAAATAtacaacagaacagaaaattacaatacaaaattaaaagataaaatatatgaatcttcttttatctttttacaaactcactttttttatttgacccaTACAGAGTGTGCCACTACCAAAAATCCCCAGGT harbors:
- the aasdh gene encoding beta-alanine-activating enzyme isoform X1 — encoded protein: MAAGTLQELVSAAASLHPDRAAVTYDSGGSVPGSPLSLRYREVVDLSSDLSHVLRDNCAHSNGVIGLYCGDDLFIPVWILGILQSPAAYVPLDPEAPGLLSARVMNQCRLKYCAVKTDLLPRFQTAVVKHMSVDVCVVLPRFKLTVVRVTLLPVAEHNQETQQTVLRTDGAEVCDTAVEQKDCGHKDLAYVLHTSGTTGFPKTVRVPHKCILPNILHLRSLFQMTADDVVFMASPLTFDPSVVDIFLALSSGAQLLIIPSVIKKMPNRLAQLLFEHHNTTVLQVTPTLLCRFGHRVLQQEVLSCGSSLRVLALGGEACPSPALLRSWRHEDNKTLFFNIYGITEVSCWACCYKIPQSSNLSSSSAASVPLGTPLMDTVVEVRDEHGGVVTGGEGQVFIGGEDRVCLLDDEEDVIPGTMRATGDWVNVKDGQLFYLGRRDRLIKRNGKRVNLDGLQQLISSLPQVEACAVGLYEGVRLLAFVVASTSGGQKAAAPLPSPAQLHVEKSPSALAQHQDDLRSPVRLQQQQTSGADGDLSRQIVDQLSLLLPSHSVPDTLLLVPALCLTPHGKVDMEALMKIYQRQKRGLEAPQGDFSKLKQTLQSLWQDTLGLPEDVTVDEESNFLLSGGDSLKALHLCEDILSAVGVTSPGLLEVVFDGSFSDILTYIARVTLTPPLENSTAPLPEAQKRHAVAPSVVLAKRERKGSQSAAEERPQGERQAFKVIRRAGEVIEINVRSGFQADAVGEKDLSKKRRDDAVGLCLSWSSDTGRCVDASPVLLVHERTDQRSDEAKTTVFIGSHSHRIQALDLDTGSLLWERVLGDRIEASAAVSHCGTLVIVGCYDGCVYFLCAASGKTRWIFETGDAVKSSAAVDPHTGLVIVGSHDGHVYALNPKLKQCVWKRHCGGGAVFSSPCLQPSLRQLYVASLGGRLLCLNPDSGEVLWSDCRDVPFFSSPNCSSGLVAIGSVDGNIRCYSNTGRLMWQFSTKGPVFSSPCVSPDQQRLLCGSHDGHLYCLNCADGSLVWSFQTSGKVFSSPCVFDGSAVGRSGKLVGLASTDGTVWILDGENGQMLASHSLPGELFSSPVVYKRSLVIGCRNDYVYCLNLTVKEEAQKD
- the aasdh gene encoding beta-alanine-activating enzyme isoform X2, with amino-acid sequence MNQCRLKYCAVKTDLLPRFQTAVVKHMSVDVCVVLPRFKLTVVRVTLLPVAEHNQETQQTVLRTDGAEVCDTAVEQKDCGHKDLAYVLHTSGTTGFPKTVRVPHKCILPNILHLRSLFQMTADDVVFMASPLTFDPSVVDIFLALSSGAQLLIIPSVIKKMPNRLAQLLFEHHNTTVLQVTPTLLCRFGHRVLQQEVLSCGSSLRVLALGGEACPSPALLRSWRHEDNKTLFFNIYGITEVSCWACCYKIPQSSNLSSSSAASVPLGTPLMDTVVEVRDEHGGVVTGGEGQVFIGGEDRVCLLDDEEDVIPGTMRATGDWVNVKDGQLFYLGRRDRLIKRNGKRVNLDGLQQLISSLPQVEACAVGLYEGVRLLAFVVASTSGGQKAAAPLPSPAQLHVEKSPSALAQHQDDLRSPVRLQQQQTSGADGDLSRQIVDQLSLLLPSHSVPDTLLLVPALCLTPHGKVDMEALMKIYQRQKRGLEAPQGDFSKLKQTLQSLWQDTLGLPEDVTVDEESNFLLSGGDSLKALHLCEDILSAVGVTSPGLLEVVFDGSFSDILTYIARVTLTPPLENSTAPLPEAQKRHAVAPSVVLAKRERKGSQSAAEERPQGERQAFKVIRRAGEVIEINVRSGFQADAVGEKDLSKKRRDDAVGLCLSWSSDTGRCVDASPVLLVHERTDQRSDEAKTTVFIGSHSHRIQALDLDTGSLLWERVLGDRIEASAAVSHCGTLVIVGCYDGCVYFLCAASGKTRWIFETGDAVKSSAAVDPHTGLVIVGSHDGHVYALNPKLKQCVWKRHCGGGAVFSSPCLQPSLRQLYVASLGGRLLCLNPDSGEVLWSDCRDVPFFSSPNCSSGLVAIGSVDGNIRCYSNTGRLMWQFSTKGPVFSSPCVSPDQQRLLCGSHDGHLYCLNCADGSLVWSFQTSGKVFSSPCVFDGSAVGRSGKLVGLASTDGTVWILDGENGQMLASHSLPGELFSSPVVYKRSLVIGCRNDYVYCLNLTVKEEAQKD